A region from the Vulpes lagopus strain Blue_001 chromosome 5, ASM1834538v1, whole genome shotgun sequence genome encodes:
- the MDM2 gene encoding E3 ubiquitin-protein ligase Mdm2 isoform X2 has translation MCNTNMSVSTDGAVSTSQIPASEQETLVRPKPLLLKLLKSVGAQKDTYTMKEVIFYLGQYIMTKRLYDEKQQHIVYCSNDLLGDLFGVPSFSVKEHRKIYTMIYRNLVVVNQHEPSDSGTSVSENSCHREGGSDQKDPVQELQEEKPSSSDLISRPSTSSRRRTISETEEHADDLPGERQRKRHKSDSISLSFDESLALCVIREICCERSSSSESTGTPSNPDLDAGVSEHSGDWLDQDSVSDQFSVEFEVESLDSEDYSLSEEGQELSDEDDEVYRVTVYQAGESDTDSFEEDPEISLADYWKCTSCNEMNPPLPPHCNRCWALRENWLPEDKGKIPEKATPENSTQVEEGFDVPDCKKTAASDSRESCAEEIDDKITQASHSQESEDYSQPSTSNSIIYSSQEDVKEFEREETQDKEEIVESSFPLNAIEPCVICQGRPKNGCIVHGKTGHLMACFTCAKKLKKRNKPCPVCRQPIQMIVLTYFP, from the exons ATGTGCAATACCAACATGTCTGTGTCTACTGATGGTGCTGTAAGCACCTCACAGATTCCAGCTTCGGAGCAGGAGACCCTG GTTAGACCAAAGCCATTGCTTTTGAAGTTGTTGAAGTCTGTAGGTGCACAAAAAGACACTTATACTATGAAAGAG GTGATATTTTATCTTGGCCAGTATATTATGACTAAACGATTGTATGATGAGAAGCAACAGCATATTGTGTATTGTTCCAATGATCTTCTAGGAGATTTGTTTGGAGTGCCAAGCTTCTCTGTGAAAGAGCACAG gaaaatatatacaatgaTCTACAGAAACTTGGTAGTAGTCAATCAGCATG AACCATCAGATTCAGGCACATCTGTGAGTGAAAATAGCTGTCACCGTGAAGGTGGGAGTGATCAAAAG GACCCTGTGCAAGAGTTGCAGGAAGAGAAACCTTCATCTTCAGATTTGATTTCTAGACCATCTACCTCATCTAGAAGGAGAACAATTAGTGAGACAG AAGAACATGCAGATGATTTACCTGGTGAACGGCAGAGAAAGCGCCACAAATCTGATagtatttccctttcctttgatGAAAGCCTTGCTCTGTGTGTAATAAGGGAGATATGTTGTGAAAGAAGCAGTAGCAGTGAGTCGACAGGGACGCCATCAAATCcg GATCTTGATGCTGGTGTAAGTGAACATTCAGGTGATTGGTTGGATCAGGATTCAGTTTCAGATCAATTCAGTGTAGAATTTGAAGTTGAGTCTCTTGATTCAGAAGATTATAGCCTTAGTGAAGAAGGACAAGAACTCTCAGATGAAGATGATGAG GTGTATCGAGTAACTGTGTATCAGGCAGGGGAGAGTGATACAGATTCATTTGAAGAAGATCCTGAAATTTCCTTAGCT GACTATTGGAAGTGTACCTCATGCAATGAAATGaatcctcctcttccacctcattGCAATAGATGTTGGGCCCTTCGTGAGAATTGGCTTCCTGAAGATAAAGGGAAAATCCCTGAGAAAGCCACACCAGAAAACTCAACACAAGTAGAAGAGGGCTTTGATGTCCCTGATTGTAAAAAAACTGCAGCCAGTGATTCCAGAGAATCATGTGCTGAGGAAATTGATGATAAAATCACACAAGCCTCCCACTCCCAGGAAAGTGAGGACTATTCTCAGCCATCAACTTCTAACAGCATCATTTATAGCAGCCAAGAAGATGTCAAGgaatttgagagagaagaaacacaAGACAAAGAAGAAATTGTGGAATCTAGTTTTCCCCTTAATGCCATTGAACCTTGTGTGATTTGCCAAGGTCGACCTAAAAATGGTTGCATTGTTCATGGCAAAACAGGACATCTTATGGCATGCTTCACGTGTGCAAAGAAGCTAAAGAAAAGGAATAAGCCCTGTCCAGTATGTAGACAACCAATTCAAATGATTGTGCTAACTTATTTCCCCTAA
- the MDM2 gene encoding E3 ubiquitin-protein ligase Mdm2 isoform X1, with product MCNTNMSVSTDGAVSTSQIPASEQETLYLLLSGARWKLSKYLSVRPKPLLLKLLKSVGAQKDTYTMKEVIFYLGQYIMTKRLYDEKQQHIVYCSNDLLGDLFGVPSFSVKEHRKIYTMIYRNLVVVNQHEPSDSGTSVSENSCHREGGSDQKDPVQELQEEKPSSSDLISRPSTSSRRRTISETEEHADDLPGERQRKRHKSDSISLSFDESLALCVIREICCERSSSSESTGTPSNPDLDAGVSEHSGDWLDQDSVSDQFSVEFEVESLDSEDYSLSEEGQELSDEDDEVYRVTVYQAGESDTDSFEEDPEISLADYWKCTSCNEMNPPLPPHCNRCWALRENWLPEDKGKIPEKATPENSTQVEEGFDVPDCKKTAASDSRESCAEEIDDKITQASHSQESEDYSQPSTSNSIIYSSQEDVKEFEREETQDKEEIVESSFPLNAIEPCVICQGRPKNGCIVHGKTGHLMACFTCAKKLKKRNKPCPVCRQPIQMIVLTYFP from the exons ATGTGCAATACCAACATGTCTGTGTCTACTGATGGTGCTGTAAGCACCTCACAGATTCCAGCTTCGGAGCAGGAGACCCTG TACCTACTGCTGTCTGGTGCGAGGTGGaagctcagtaaatacttgtca GTTAGACCAAAGCCATTGCTTTTGAAGTTGTTGAAGTCTGTAGGTGCACAAAAAGACACTTATACTATGAAAGAG GTGATATTTTATCTTGGCCAGTATATTATGACTAAACGATTGTATGATGAGAAGCAACAGCATATTGTGTATTGTTCCAATGATCTTCTAGGAGATTTGTTTGGAGTGCCAAGCTTCTCTGTGAAAGAGCACAG gaaaatatatacaatgaTCTACAGAAACTTGGTAGTAGTCAATCAGCATG AACCATCAGATTCAGGCACATCTGTGAGTGAAAATAGCTGTCACCGTGAAGGTGGGAGTGATCAAAAG GACCCTGTGCAAGAGTTGCAGGAAGAGAAACCTTCATCTTCAGATTTGATTTCTAGACCATCTACCTCATCTAGAAGGAGAACAATTAGTGAGACAG AAGAACATGCAGATGATTTACCTGGTGAACGGCAGAGAAAGCGCCACAAATCTGATagtatttccctttcctttgatGAAAGCCTTGCTCTGTGTGTAATAAGGGAGATATGTTGTGAAAGAAGCAGTAGCAGTGAGTCGACAGGGACGCCATCAAATCcg GATCTTGATGCTGGTGTAAGTGAACATTCAGGTGATTGGTTGGATCAGGATTCAGTTTCAGATCAATTCAGTGTAGAATTTGAAGTTGAGTCTCTTGATTCAGAAGATTATAGCCTTAGTGAAGAAGGACAAGAACTCTCAGATGAAGATGATGAG GTGTATCGAGTAACTGTGTATCAGGCAGGGGAGAGTGATACAGATTCATTTGAAGAAGATCCTGAAATTTCCTTAGCT GACTATTGGAAGTGTACCTCATGCAATGAAATGaatcctcctcttccacctcattGCAATAGATGTTGGGCCCTTCGTGAGAATTGGCTTCCTGAAGATAAAGGGAAAATCCCTGAGAAAGCCACACCAGAAAACTCAACACAAGTAGAAGAGGGCTTTGATGTCCCTGATTGTAAAAAAACTGCAGCCAGTGATTCCAGAGAATCATGTGCTGAGGAAATTGATGATAAAATCACACAAGCCTCCCACTCCCAGGAAAGTGAGGACTATTCTCAGCCATCAACTTCTAACAGCATCATTTATAGCAGCCAAGAAGATGTCAAGgaatttgagagagaagaaacacaAGACAAAGAAGAAATTGTGGAATCTAGTTTTCCCCTTAATGCCATTGAACCTTGTGTGATTTGCCAAGGTCGACCTAAAAATGGTTGCATTGTTCATGGCAAAACAGGACATCTTATGGCATGCTTCACGTGTGCAAAGAAGCTAAAGAAAAGGAATAAGCCCTGTCCAGTATGTAGACAACCAATTCAAATGATTGTGCTAACTTATTTCCCCTAA
- the MDM2 gene encoding E3 ubiquitin-protein ligase Mdm2 isoform X3: MKEVIFYLGQYIMTKRLYDEKQQHIVYCSNDLLGDLFGVPSFSVKEHRKIYTMIYRNLVVVNQHEPSDSGTSVSENSCHREGGSDQKDPVQELQEEKPSSSDLISRPSTSSRRRTISETEEHADDLPGERQRKRHKSDSISLSFDESLALCVIREICCERSSSSESTGTPSNPDLDAGVSEHSGDWLDQDSVSDQFSVEFEVESLDSEDYSLSEEGQELSDEDDEVYRVTVYQAGESDTDSFEEDPEISLADYWKCTSCNEMNPPLPPHCNRCWALRENWLPEDKGKIPEKATPENSTQVEEGFDVPDCKKTAASDSRESCAEEIDDKITQASHSQESEDYSQPSTSNSIIYSSQEDVKEFEREETQDKEEIVESSFPLNAIEPCVICQGRPKNGCIVHGKTGHLMACFTCAKKLKKRNKPCPVCRQPIQMIVLTYFP; the protein is encoded by the exons ATGAAAGAG GTGATATTTTATCTTGGCCAGTATATTATGACTAAACGATTGTATGATGAGAAGCAACAGCATATTGTGTATTGTTCCAATGATCTTCTAGGAGATTTGTTTGGAGTGCCAAGCTTCTCTGTGAAAGAGCACAG gaaaatatatacaatgaTCTACAGAAACTTGGTAGTAGTCAATCAGCATG AACCATCAGATTCAGGCACATCTGTGAGTGAAAATAGCTGTCACCGTGAAGGTGGGAGTGATCAAAAG GACCCTGTGCAAGAGTTGCAGGAAGAGAAACCTTCATCTTCAGATTTGATTTCTAGACCATCTACCTCATCTAGAAGGAGAACAATTAGTGAGACAG AAGAACATGCAGATGATTTACCTGGTGAACGGCAGAGAAAGCGCCACAAATCTGATagtatttccctttcctttgatGAAAGCCTTGCTCTGTGTGTAATAAGGGAGATATGTTGTGAAAGAAGCAGTAGCAGTGAGTCGACAGGGACGCCATCAAATCcg GATCTTGATGCTGGTGTAAGTGAACATTCAGGTGATTGGTTGGATCAGGATTCAGTTTCAGATCAATTCAGTGTAGAATTTGAAGTTGAGTCTCTTGATTCAGAAGATTATAGCCTTAGTGAAGAAGGACAAGAACTCTCAGATGAAGATGATGAG GTGTATCGAGTAACTGTGTATCAGGCAGGGGAGAGTGATACAGATTCATTTGAAGAAGATCCTGAAATTTCCTTAGCT GACTATTGGAAGTGTACCTCATGCAATGAAATGaatcctcctcttccacctcattGCAATAGATGTTGGGCCCTTCGTGAGAATTGGCTTCCTGAAGATAAAGGGAAAATCCCTGAGAAAGCCACACCAGAAAACTCAACACAAGTAGAAGAGGGCTTTGATGTCCCTGATTGTAAAAAAACTGCAGCCAGTGATTCCAGAGAATCATGTGCTGAGGAAATTGATGATAAAATCACACAAGCCTCCCACTCCCAGGAAAGTGAGGACTATTCTCAGCCATCAACTTCTAACAGCATCATTTATAGCAGCCAAGAAGATGTCAAGgaatttgagagagaagaaacacaAGACAAAGAAGAAATTGTGGAATCTAGTTTTCCCCTTAATGCCATTGAACCTTGTGTGATTTGCCAAGGTCGACCTAAAAATGGTTGCATTGTTCATGGCAAAACAGGACATCTTATGGCATGCTTCACGTGTGCAAAGAAGCTAAAGAAAAGGAATAAGCCCTGTCCAGTATGTAGACAACCAATTCAAATGATTGTGCTAACTTATTTCCCCTAA